From a single Bremerella cremea genomic region:
- a CDS encoding serine/threonine protein kinase, with product MVHSFETRTIRLRLRSLSIRHGIRNNRGNSSARIFSSVATAGRNFIGPYRLVRMLRASQTCQVWEAIHDMDNRRVAIKALRDNYLKDKAEIAALKHEHTVASTFDHPYVIHVYEFDSFRGLSYLCLEFCISRNMKMAIREGVEELAYWTPKIVEDGARGLGYMHEQGWIHCDVKPDNFLLDTEGNVKLIDFSIAQKKKTGLAKLFGGGSRVKGNVQGTRSYMSPEQIRGKTLDGRADMYCYGCTVFELISGKVPYTATSPDHLLDKHLRAAVPSLQAANNNVTAEFSALIERTMAKDPAQRPDTMEEFVKLLKNTKMYRIPPRKPASLAQREKQEAAASGDDSSTESGDA from the coding sequence ATGGTTCACTCTTTTGAAACCCGAACGATTAGGTTAAGATTAAGAAGTCTGTCGATTCGGCATGGCATTCGGAACAACAGGGGCAACTCCTCCGCACGGATATTCTCATCGGTGGCTACTGCAGGAAGAAACTTCATCGGTCCGTACCGCTTGGTGCGAATGCTACGCGCAAGCCAAACTTGCCAAGTCTGGGAAGCAATCCACGACATGGACAATCGCCGAGTCGCGATCAAGGCCTTGCGTGATAACTACCTTAAAGACAAAGCAGAAATCGCGGCGCTGAAGCACGAACATACGGTGGCTTCGACCTTCGACCATCCATACGTGATTCATGTCTATGAGTTCGATAGCTTTCGAGGGCTCTCTTACTTGTGCCTTGAGTTTTGTATCTCGCGAAATATGAAGATGGCCATTCGCGAAGGGGTGGAAGAGCTCGCCTATTGGACCCCCAAGATTGTCGAAGATGGGGCCAGGGGGCTCGGCTATATGCACGAGCAAGGATGGATTCATTGCGACGTGAAGCCTGATAATTTTCTGTTAGATACGGAAGGCAACGTCAAGCTGATCGACTTCTCGATCGCGCAGAAAAAGAAGACCGGCCTCGCTAAGTTGTTTGGCGGTGGTTCTAGGGTGAAAGGCAATGTGCAGGGGACGCGTAGTTATATGTCTCCTGAGCAGATTCGTGGTAAGACCTTAGATGGCCGAGCCGATATGTATTGCTATGGCTGTACGGTCTTTGAACTTATTAGCGGCAAAGTTCCCTATACGGCAACCAGCCCTGATCACCTATTAGACAAGCACTTGCGGGCAGCGGTCCCATCGCTGCAAGCAGCCAACAACAATGTCACGGCCGAGTTTTCGGCATTGATTGAGCGAACCATGGCCAAAGATCCGGCGCAGCGTCCGGATACAATGGAGGAGTTCGTTAAGTTGCTGAAGAACACCAAAATGTACCGCATTCCACCCCGCAAACCGGCTTCACTCGCTCAGCGAGAAAAGCAAGAAGCGGCGGCAAGTGGCGACGATTCATCCACGGAGTCAGGCGACGCATAG
- a CDS encoding glycosyltransferase family 4 protein: MRVAHVITRMIIGGAQENTLYNCLDLIRDYGDDVLLITGPSLGPEGNLLDQAHAQGLPVKELPHLVRNIHPVTDWKGYREVKAAIKEFQPDVVHTHSAKGGMLGRRGAMALNVPAVIHTVHGAPFHPYQSALARKFFIACERYAARQCHKLVSVADAMTDLLVEAKVAPREKFVTVYSGMEVEPFLASDQLRAATRAELGIGAGDVVIGKIARLFHLKGHEYVIEAAKQVVAQCPQAKFLFVGDGILREQYESDIRAAGLQDHFILVGLVPPKEIPKYISAMDVLVHTSLREGLARALPQALLSGKPAVSFDIDGAREVVINRETGFLIPPGDVPQLTSALVELCQDQELRQKLGEEGRERCRKVFPHQVMTRILRKIYQEVLQSNGRDIA, encoded by the coding sequence ATGCGTGTTGCCCATGTGATTACTCGGATGATTATCGGCGGCGCGCAAGAGAACACGCTCTACAACTGCTTGGATCTTATTCGCGATTACGGAGACGATGTGCTGTTGATCACCGGCCCGAGTCTCGGCCCGGAAGGGAACTTGCTCGACCAGGCGCACGCCCAAGGTCTCCCGGTGAAAGAGTTACCGCACTTGGTTCGCAACATCCATCCAGTCACCGATTGGAAAGGTTATCGGGAAGTCAAAGCGGCCATTAAAGAGTTTCAGCCTGATGTGGTCCACACGCATAGCGCGAAGGGGGGCATGTTGGGGAGAAGGGGGGCGATGGCGTTAAACGTCCCGGCCGTCATTCATACGGTGCATGGTGCGCCATTTCATCCGTACCAATCCGCGCTCGCGCGAAAGTTCTTTATCGCCTGCGAACGCTACGCCGCGCGGCAGTGCCACAAGTTGGTCAGTGTGGCCGACGCCATGACCGATTTGTTGGTCGAAGCCAAGGTCGCGCCGCGAGAAAAGTTTGTCACCGTTTACAGTGGGATGGAAGTCGAGCCGTTCTTAGCAAGCGACCAACTGCGCGCAGCAACCAGAGCCGAGCTTGGCATCGGGGCAGGGGACGTGGTCATCGGAAAGATTGCCCGCTTGTTTCATCTGAAAGGTCACGAGTACGTGATCGAGGCAGCCAAACAGGTGGTTGCCCAATGCCCTCAGGCGAAATTTCTGTTTGTGGGGGATGGCATTCTGCGTGAGCAGTACGAGAGCGATATTCGTGCCGCTGGCCTGCAGGATCATTTCATTCTCGTGGGGCTGGTTCCACCAAAAGAGATTCCTAAGTACATCTCGGCGATGGATGTGCTTGTACACACTAGCTTGCGAGAAGGACTCGCTCGGGCATTGCCGCAAGCACTGCTGTCAGGCAAGCCAGCGGTGAGCTTCGATATCGACGGGGCCCGCGAAGTCGTGATAAACCGGGAGACAGGTTTTTTGATTCCGCCAGGGGATGTACCGCAGTTGACGTCGGCCTTGGTCGAGCTTTGTCAGGACCAAGAACTACGCCAGAAGCTGGGTGAAGAAGGGCGGGAACGTTGCCGCAAGGTGTTTCCACACCAAGTTATGACCCGCATATTGCGCAAAATTTATCAAGAAGTGCTTCAATCGAATGGGCGTGATATTGCGTAA
- the truA gene encoding tRNA pseudouridine(38-40) synthase TruA — protein sequence MEESGHAAAKSSGRCIKLTVAYDGTRYQGWQTQRTGPTIQSALEAAIQKISGEAVHISGSGRTDAGVHAWGQVASFHTGSSMPADVFRKALNATLPHDIVVRHACDVPTSFRPINDALSKRYRYVLQPGRINDPFALKHAWFVKRILDVESMQNAAQALIGEHDFAAFQATGSPRRSTVRTMLDATVQLHDAEERRKIFIEVEATGFLYNMVRIIAGTLVEIGQGKRPADSMAAIIASCDRLQAGMTAPAHGLYLLQVHYPPHE from the coding sequence ATGGAAGAATCGGGGCATGCGGCGGCCAAGTCTTCTGGCCGCTGCATTAAGCTAACGGTTGCCTACGATGGCACCAGATACCAAGGTTGGCAAACGCAACGCACGGGCCCGACGATTCAATCTGCGCTGGAAGCTGCCATTCAGAAAATCAGTGGCGAAGCAGTTCATATCAGTGGCAGTGGGCGAACCGATGCCGGTGTTCATGCGTGGGGCCAAGTTGCCAGTTTTCATACCGGCAGCAGCATGCCAGCCGACGTCTTTCGCAAGGCATTGAACGCCACGTTGCCGCATGACATTGTTGTGCGGCATGCGTGTGACGTGCCGACCTCGTTTCGACCGATCAACGATGCGCTCTCGAAGCGTTATCGTTACGTTCTTCAGCCAGGGCGAATCAACGACCCTTTTGCCTTGAAGCATGCTTGGTTCGTGAAACGTATTCTCGATGTCGAATCGATGCAAAACGCAGCCCAGGCGTTGATCGGGGAACATGATTTCGCCGCGTTTCAAGCAACCGGTTCACCGCGACGATCAACAGTTCGTACGATGTTGGATGCGACGGTTCAGTTGCACGACGCAGAAGAACGACGCAAGATTTTTATCGAGGTCGAAGCGACCGGGTTTCTGTACAACATGGTCCGCATCATTGCCGGGACGCTGGTTGAAATAGGGCAGGGGAAGCGCCCCGCTGATTCCATGGCTGCGATCATTGCTTCGTGCGATCGCCTACAAGCTGGCATGACCGCGCCGGCCCATGGTCTCTATTTGCTGCAAGTACACTATCCACCTCACGAATAG
- a CDS encoding aspartate-semialdehyde dehydrogenase has protein sequence MYENLAIVGATGAVGRLIRQLLEERKFPYKTIKFLASKRSAGTEITFNGQTHTVEELTPESFEGVDIAIGSTPDDAAAEFAPWAVERGCIVVDESGYWRMKEDVPLVVPEVNPEAIQNHKGIISSPNCSTTQMVVAMKPLHDAAKIKRVVVSTYQATSGAGVAGEQDLVEGAKSVLNQTPYEYQAFKHQIAFNLIPQIGSEKYEGYTSEEMKMVYETQKIFGDDSIQVCPTCVRVPVTNCHSETILVETERPISVAEARELFEKTDGITVVDNLGAGEYPMPINCTNKNDVFIGRIRKDLSSPNGLTFWCVSDNLRKGAATNAVQIAELLVRSQAAV, from the coding sequence GTGTACGAAAATCTGGCCATTGTTGGAGCCACCGGAGCCGTAGGACGTCTGATTCGTCAGCTATTGGAAGAACGAAAGTTCCCCTACAAAACGATCAAATTCCTCGCTTCCAAACGTTCGGCAGGCACAGAAATCACGTTCAACGGTCAAACGCATACGGTCGAAGAACTGACGCCAGAGTCTTTTGAAGGGGTCGATATCGCGATCGGTAGCACTCCGGACGATGCCGCTGCCGAGTTCGCGCCTTGGGCGGTCGAACGTGGTTGTATTGTCGTCGACGAAAGTGGTTACTGGCGGATGAAGGAAGACGTGCCACTGGTTGTGCCGGAAGTCAATCCGGAAGCAATTCAAAACCATAAGGGCATCATCAGCAGTCCCAACTGCTCGACCACGCAAATGGTTGTGGCCATGAAGCCGCTGCACGACGCTGCCAAGATCAAGCGAGTGGTTGTTTCCACCTACCAAGCGACCAGCGGGGCAGGGGTGGCCGGCGAACAGGATCTGGTGGAAGGGGCTAAATCGGTTCTGAACCAAACCCCGTACGAGTACCAGGCCTTCAAGCACCAAATTGCTTTCAACTTGATTCCGCAGATTGGTAGCGAAAAGTACGAAGGCTACACCTCGGAAGAAATGAAGATGGTGTACGAGACGCAAAAGATCTTTGGCGACGATTCGATTCAGGTTTGCCCAACCTGTGTCCGTGTGCCGGTGACCAATTGCCATAGCGAAACGATCTTGGTCGAAACGGAGCGTCCCATTTCCGTCGCGGAAGCTCGTGAGCTGTTCGAGAAGACTGACGGGATTACCGTGGTCGATAATCTCGGGGCAGGGGAGTACCCGATGCCAATCAACTGCACGAACAAGAACGACGTCTTCATCGGTCGTATCCGCAAAGACCTTTCCAGCCCCAACGGACTGACGTTCTGGTGCGTTAGCGACAACCTCCGCAAGGGAGCCGCAACCAACGCTGTGCAGATCGCTGAACTGTTAGTTCGCAGCCAGGCTGCCGTCTAA
- a CDS encoding HTTM domain-containing protein produces the protein MITVYFRELYRGVVDGWNWFWFTPTDPATLGLIRIFAGSMLFYTHLVWSIDLNGFMGEQGRFTPDLVDRMHRGSDFAFSYLPVFDGNPSMLWLVHIIGLVVLLMFALGLWSKVTSVLAFIIAVSYVHRAPGALFGLDQINVMLAMYLMLGGAGEAFSLDRWLEKRRYPKRDLPTTSTAANVSIRLIQLHMCVIYLFAGTGKLLGDTWWEGTALWGAVANSEYQSLDMTWLASYPLLIALMTQVSLAWEISYCALVWPRLTRPIVLALAVPLHLGIAICMGMITFGLIMLVGNFAFVSPWVIREVEAGLRKRLGKTESAATVTA, from the coding sequence ATGATTACTGTTTACTTTCGCGAACTTTATCGGGGTGTCGTCGACGGCTGGAACTGGTTTTGGTTTACACCAACCGACCCGGCCACGCTCGGTTTGATTCGGATCTTCGCCGGCAGCATGCTGTTCTATACCCATTTGGTTTGGTCGATCGACCTGAATGGCTTCATGGGAGAGCAGGGGAGGTTCACCCCCGACTTAGTAGATCGAATGCACCGAGGAAGCGACTTCGCGTTCAGCTATTTACCGGTATTCGATGGAAACCCATCGATGCTGTGGCTGGTGCATATCATTGGCTTGGTCGTGCTGCTGATGTTTGCGTTGGGGTTATGGTCGAAGGTGACCAGTGTGCTGGCGTTTATTATCGCCGTTAGTTACGTACATCGCGCGCCTGGGGCATTGTTTGGGCTCGATCAAATCAACGTGATGCTGGCGATGTATTTGATGCTAGGCGGGGCAGGGGAGGCGTTCAGCTTAGATCGCTGGCTCGAAAAACGACGCTATCCGAAACGTGACCTGCCAACCACCAGCACAGCCGCGAATGTGTCGATTCGCTTAATTCAACTGCACATGTGCGTCATCTATCTTTTCGCCGGAACCGGTAAGCTGCTGGGCGATACTTGGTGGGAGGGAACGGCATTGTGGGGAGCAGTCGCTAACAGCGAATATCAATCGCTCGACATGACCTGGCTGGCCAGCTACCCGCTGTTGATCGCGTTGATGACTCAGGTTTCGTTGGCTTGGGAAATCAGTTACTGCGCCCTGGTTTGGCCTCGGCTCACTCGCCCGATCGTGCTTGCCCTGGCGGTGCCGTTGCACTTGGGTATTGCAATCTGCATGGGGATGATCACGTTTGGCTTGATCATGTTGGTCGGTAATTTCGCGTTTGTGAGCCCGTGGGTAATTCGCGAAGTCGAAGCCGGACTCCGCAAACGGTTGGGCAAAACCGAATCTGCGGCAACGGTGACGGCCTAG